The following are encoded together in the Citrus sinensis cultivar Valencia sweet orange chromosome 1, DVS_A1.0, whole genome shotgun sequence genome:
- the LOC102629003 gene encoding caffeoylshikimate esterase: MSTAEVDQLTSGASNRIIPILKTLRTLIFFIQSFIFSLVILLLPRRPAAGAPKSQVKSWKRKSMLRREDEDTMRRRALAEDLKMGFETDDGEVPCRWSTSLFFGVKRNALFCRSWIPVSGELKGILIIIHGLNEHSGRYAQFARQLTSCNFGVYAMDWIGHGGSDGLHGYVPSLDHVVADTGAFLEKIKLENPTVPCFLFGHSTGGAVVLKAASYPHIEAMLEGIVLSAPALRVEPAHPIVGAVAPLFSLVVPKYQFKGANKRGVPVSRDPAALLAKYSDPLVYTGPIRVRTGHEILRLSSYLKRNFKSVSVPFFVLHGTGDKVTDPLASQDLYNEAASRFKDIKLYEGLLHDLLFELERDEVAQDIIVWLEKKLGCSIEK, translated from the exons ATGTCGACGGCTGAGGTGGATCAATTGACATCGGGAGCGAGCAATCGCATAATCCCGATCCTAAAAACCCTTAgaacattgatttttttcatccAATCGTTCATCTTTTCTCTCGTCATCCTCCTGCTGCCGCGAAGGCCGGCGGCCGGTGCGCCGAAATCTCAGGTGAAAAGCTGGAAGAGGAAGTCGATGTTGAGGCGAGAGGATGAGGATACCATGAGACGAAGAGCGTTGGCCGAGGACTTGAAAATGGGATTCGAGACCGACGACGGGGAGGTCCCGTGCCGCTGGAGtacttctcttttctttggcGTTAAAAGGAACGCCTTGTTTTGCCGCTCGTGGATTCCGGTCTCCGGTGAATTGAA GGGCATTTTGATCATAATACATGGGCTGAATGAGCACAG TGGGAGGTATGCTCAATTTGCTAGGCAACTAACTTCGTGTAACTTTGGGGTCTATGCTATGGACTGGATAG GTCATGGTGGGAGCGATGGATTGCATGGATATGTTCCTTCACTTGACCATGTGGTTGCAGACACG GGGGCTTTcttggaaaaaattaaattggaaaatCCAACTGTACCATGCTTCCTTTTTGGTCACTCTACTGGTGGGGCTGTAGTTCTGAAG GCAGCTTCATATCCCCACATTGAAGCAATGCTGGAGGGAATTGTGCTATCGGCACCAGCTTTGCGTGTTGAGCCAGCACATCCTATTGTGGGG GCCGTGGCCCCTCTTTTTTCTCTGGTAGTTCCCAAGTACCAGTTTAAAGGTGCTAACAAAAGGGGCGTTCCAGTTTCTAGGGATCCAGCAGCGCTATTGGCAAAGTATTCTGATCCTTTGGTCTACACAGGACCCATAAGGGTCCGAACAGGCCATGAGATACTGCGCCTTTCCTCATACTTGAAGCGCAACTTTAAGTCTGTTTCTGTCCCattctttgttcttcatgGAACAGGAGACAAAGTTACCGACCCTTTAGCCTCTCAGGATTTGTACAATGAGGCAGCTTCCAGGTTTAAAGACATTAAGCTGTATGAGGGATTGTTGCATGACCTCCTCTTTGAGCTGGAGCGAGATGAGGTTGCACAGGATATAATAGTCTGGTTAGAGAAGAAATTAGGTTGCAGtattgaaaaatga
- the LOC102628426 gene encoding lachrymatory-factor synthase has protein sequence MAEEQLSKWKGKESIESASITAEQVWACLEDFCNAHKWLPNLDTCYLVEGVPGQPGLVRYCASSKSDGHEVTIRWVKEKLILMDPIQRWLSYEVTDNNLGIKSYVATIKVFPINFDNGMKGCRIEWSYVADPFEGWKFEDFASHIDYSLKFMTKKMEHASLLMGQNLSTSAT, from the coding sequence ATGGCAGAAGAACAACTATCCAAATGGAAAGGCAAGGAGAGTATTGAGAGTGCAAGCATAACGGCAGAACAGGTTTGGGCTTGCCTTGAGGATTTTTGCAACGCACATAAGTGGCTGCCCAATCTTGATACATGTTACCTGGTTGAAGGAGTTCCCGGGCAGCCTGGTCTGGTTCGCTACTGCGCTAGCTCTAAATCTGATGGTCATGAGGTGACAATCAGATGGGTGAAAGAGAAGCTGATTCTCATGGATCCAATACAACGGTGGCTTAGCTACGAGGTCACTGATAATAATTTGGGAATTAAGTCGTATGTGGCGACCATCAAAGTATTTCCCATCAATTTTGACAATGGAATGAAAGGGTGCAGGATCGAGTGGTCATACGTTGCCGACCCATTTGAAGGGTGgaaatttgaagattttgCCTCTCATATCGATTATTCGCTAAAATTCATGACTAAGAAGATGGAACATGCTTCTCTCCTGATGGGACAAAATTTGAGTACGAGTGCTAcctag